The nucleotide sequence CATACTCTTCTTCACTAATGTGAGCTTGAGCCAATATAAGCAAAGTCTGTTCTAATAATGGATCAGCTATATGTTCAGCTGCCATTGAAGTATAATGTTTATCAGCTGCTTCAAGATTTTTTTCTTGTAAATCTTTTATAATTTGTTGATACCATTCCATCGAACTTAGATTATACAAATCTTCGGCTTTTTTTGAGCTGCATGCCCCTAAAAATAAACCTGCAATAATAAGCGAAAAAATAAAAAGTTTTTTCATGATGTTACCTTGTAAATTTATATAGTTTATAATTATAGTGTTTTTATGTTTATGAAAATGTTAATTTTTGAATTAAAATTATAATCAAAAAGTTTTAATTAGCATAATTTAAAAAGTTGGAACTAAAATTGCTTTATGAGTTGTAATTTCTTAGTCAATAGATTTTAGGAGGCAAAATGAACTTAGAGGTTAAATGTCCTATTTTGGGTTTTGAAGATACCAAAAATATGAACTTTTATAAAATAGATGAGGTTTTTTATAGACTTAAAAGCCTTGATGGTAAAGATTTTTCTTTTGTGATGATTGATCCTTATATGATCCGTCCCGATTATGATTTTGAAGTACCTGATTATTATCAAGAATTATTAGCTTTAAATGAACAAACTAATTTTGGTGTATTTGTTATTGTCGCTATTAATGAGCCATTAGAAGAATCTACAGTTAATTTTTTAGCGCCTGTTGTGATGAATTATGATAATAATTCTTTAGTACAAGTGATTTTAGATACAAGCAAATATCCTAATTATTTTCAATCTGAAAAGATTTCAGCTTTTATTAAACAAGCAAAATAATGTCTGAAATTTATATTTTAGGAAATGGCGCTATGGCAAGTGCTATAGCTAAAGGTTTAAAAGATACTTATAAAGTAGTTATTGTTGCTAGGGATTTAAAAAAAGCTAGTAGCTTAAATTTAGAAGTTTTATCTTATGAAGAATTTGATTTAGAAGATAAAAATGTTATTTTAGCATTTAAACCTTATGCTTTAGAAGAAGTAGCTGTTAAATTAAAAGGCAAGGCAAGATGGCTTATTTCAGTTTTAGCAAATACTACTTTTGAGCAACTTCATTGTGTTAATGCGCAAAATTATATAAAAATCATGCCAAATACAGCAGCTGAATTTAAAGCCTCAGCGACTGCGTATTTGATGGAAAATGATTTATATAAAGATGAAATTTTATCTTTGTTAAATACTTTTGGTAAAGCCATAGGTTTGCAAAATGAAAAAGAATTTGATGTGGCTATGGTTTTAAGTGGCTGTGCTCCTGCGTTTTTGGCTTTGGTAGCAGAAAGTTTAGCAAATGCAGGTGTGAAAAATGGTCTAAAAAATGAGCTTAGTTATGAGCTTACTCGTGCTTGTTTTGAAAGCTTTAGTGCTTTATTTAATCATACACATCCTGCTATTATTAAAGAAAAAATTTGTTCTCCAGCAGGAGTGACTATAAGAGGAGTTGAGGCTTTAGAAAAAAGAGCTTTGCGCGGTGCTTTTTTTGAAGCTTTTAATGTAAGTTTAAACAAATGAAGCAAGCTTTTAGTCTCCTAGAGCTTGCTTTTTGTATTGTAATTTTATCTTTTGTTTTTGGATCTTATTATCTTATATTTGCAAATAAATCTTTAAATATTATATGGCAAAATCAAATCCTTTTTAATGAAGAAAAAGAATTATTTATGCAAAATCCTTCATATAAAGCAAAAGAAGTAAATATAAATACTTATAACTTTTTAGAATACACTAGTGATGAGTTTAAACTCAAATCTTTAAAAATAAAAGATTTATCCTATAAAGAAGCCTTTATAGATGAAAAAAGCTTTTAGTTTATTAGAGCTTGTGCTAAGCCTTGTTATCTTGGGTGTATTGATTGTTATCTTAAGCAATCCGGCTATACATCTTTATAATCATAGTTACAAAATTAAAAATTCCAACACAGTATTTTTAAATTTAAATCAAACTTTGCTTAGTATGGAAAAAATTTATCATTCTTGTTTAAATGCGACATTGACAAGTAGTTCTTTTGAGTGCTATATGAGTGCAAATGATGATATTTTTTATGATGTATTATTGAAAAAATTAAACTTTAGTGGCATTATTTTAGAAAACAATGAAAGTTTTTTTAGTCCAAAAAGTAATTTACATTTTATAGAAAATGGAATTTCTAAAGGAATTTTAAGTAATTATAAAGATATCCATAGCGAAAAAAAGTTAAAAATATATGCTAATGATTATATGTATTTTTATGATATAAAAAATTCAAAAATTTATAAAGCATTAGTGAATGATAGAGAGAAAATCCATTTTAATAATGAGAAATTTAGTGGATTTTATACTATTTTATATGCTTATGTTAGAGTATATTTAGAAAATGAAAATATTTATATGCAAATAGATGATTTAAATCATAACAAACGATCTTTTTTACTAGCTCAAAATATTTCAAAGCTTATTTTCAAGCAAGATGATAAGGCGCTAAAAGTTTTAATATGCGATAAAAGTAAAAATGAATGTTTATCTAAGTGGATGTTTTTATGAAAAAATCGTTTGCTATGGTTTATACAATATCTTTTATTTTATTTATCTCTTTTGTTATGGTATTTGTAATAAAAATTTCTTCATATTCTCCAAGAATTATGAAAGATTTAACTCTTTATACTCAAGGAAAGATTTTGCTTTATGATACAAAAGAGCTTTCTAAATATTTTTTATATCAAGCCTATTTAGAGGGTAAAGAATGTTTAAATGAATATAATTTTGAATATAATAATATAAAAATACGAATTGATTATGCTTATCCTTTGGGTGAGTGTAAAGAATATAAATTGATAGCAAATGATGCTAATGCAAAAAGCATTATAGCTGTAAATATTAGTGTGTTGCTAAATGGCAATAAAGCGGTAAATGAAGAAGTGTTTTTACAAAAAAGTTTTTTTGTTTATCCTAAATTAGATTGAATGTAAGTTTGAACTCCAATAGCTATCATTTTTACCCCCATAGCCATAATAAAAACTAAAGCAATACGTGAAAAAACATAAAGTACAAGCTTTCCTATGACTTTTTCAATGGTAGCTGAAAAGTGAAATAAAGCAAAAATAAAAGCAAAGGTAAGTAGTACAGAAGCTATAGCTATAGCTAAATTTTGATCTTCTGAAATAACCACTATCGTTGAAAGTGTTCCAGGTCCTACTAGCATAGGAAATGCCATTGGAACTATACTTTTTTTCAATAATTCTTTATGACTTAATCCTTGATAATGTTGAAATTGAGAACTTGATGGAGTAAAAAGTAAGTTTTTAGTACTCATAATGATTAAAATCAAACCACCCGCAACTCGTAAATCATTAATATCTATTTTAAATAAATATTTCATAATAAACGGTCCAGAAAGTAAAAAAACTAAAACAATACAAAATGCAGTATAAATGATATTTCTAAAAAGTTTTTTTCTCGTATCAGCATCTAAGCCCTCAGTCATTGCGATAAATTGTGGAAGATTTCCAAAAGGATTTAAGACTGCTATAATAGCAACAGAAGCAAGTAAAATAGCATAAATTTCAGATTCTATATCTGAAAACATAAGACAACCTTTTATTTTCCCAAGCTTTTAAGCTTGGGATTGATTTAATAATTATAGTCCTTCAAAAGGATTAGTAACAACTTCTTTTCTATCTACGATATAAGGGATAAGTGCTACATGTCTTGCGCGTTTAATAGCAACTTCAACCATTTCTTGGTGTTTTTTGCTAGTACCTGTTAAACGGCGTGGCATGATTTTAAATCTTTCTGATAAAGCATGTTTTAACAATGCTGTATCTTTATAGTCTATAAAATCAACTTTAGCTTCTGTATATTTGCAATATTTACGTGAATATTTTCTTTTTTCTGCCATGTTTTTTCCTTTAAAATGGTAATTCTGTATCATCATATTTATCAATATCAATTTCCTTCATAGGAGCTTCCTTTTGAGGATTTTGATAAGTATTAGATGGGTTTGTTCTAGTTTGTACTTGAGCATAAGGATCAAAACTTTGTTGTTTGTTAAAATTCTGATTATAGCCATAATTTTGATTGTCAAAATTGTTTTGTTGGTTATTTTGTACAGTTGAACCTAACATTTCTAAATTCTCAACTTGAATACTGTGTTTTGATCTATTTTGTCCATTTTGATCGCTCCACTGCTCAAATCTCAAACGACCTTCAATTAAAACTTTACTACCTTTGTTAAGGTATTGATTAGCAATCTCTGCTGTTCTACCAAAAAAACTAATGTCGATAAAGCAGGTTTCTTCTCTTTTTTCTCCTGTATTTGTACTAAATCTTCTTGTTACAGCTATAGCAGAAGAGCCTATTGCGCTACCTGATGGAGCATAGCGCATCTCTATATCCCTTGTAAGATTACCTACTAAAACGACTTTATTAAACATTAATTAGCCTTCTGTACTTTCGCTAGCTTTGATTTCTTTTTTATTTTGTTTGATACCTTTGCTTAGTTTTTCCCAAGCTGCTATTTCTTTTTTATTTTCATATTTTACGATTAAAAATCTAATTACTTCTTCAGTGATTCTTAATACCCTTTCAAGCTCTGCTATTAAATTTGTAGGAGCTTTGAAATAAATCACAAAATAAGTTCCTCTTTCGTATTTTTTAATTTTATACGCAAGTTTTCTTGTTCCCATTGGAACTACGCTTTCAATTTCTGCGCCATTTTTTGTAAGGACTTCTTTTACGAATTCCAACTTAGCACTTACTTCTTCTTCTGTAAGTGTCGGTTTTAATATGAATAAAACTTCATAATGTCTCATTTAATTTCTCCTTATGGATATAAAGCCTAAAATTTTTAGGCAAGGATTTGCATAAAATGCAAATTTTATTTTACCATAAGTTTTCTTAATTTAACTTTTTAATATGGAGCTAAGTTGTAAAAGTGTTGCGATTAAAAACTCTTTTTTTTCTATTTTAGAATTCTTTTTTAATTCATATTCGCAATTACAAAGTGTCAAAAAGATATGTTTATATTGTGGTATTTTGATCATAAGAGCTTGTTTTTGAAGATTTTGTGCCACAGAAATAGGCGGGGTATAGCCTAAAATTTCTTTTAAGTCTAAATTTCCATAAATTTTAACATGTAATGCAATTTTAAAAAGTCTAGAAAAATTTGCATATAAGGCATTAATCAATGCTATTTCATTATGATTTTCTAAAATATTTTCAAGTTCGTTTCTTAAATCTTGTTTTTGCATTAATTTATCAAAAAAACTTTCAAAACTAATAGTACTTAAACTATAACAATGCTCTTGAATGATTTTTTCATCGATATTTAAACCACTAAATTTATTTAACTCATTAGCTGCTAAATATAAATTCTCATTAAAATTATAAAAAAGAGCATAAAGGGCATTTTGAGTGATATTGATATTTAATTCTTTAGCTTTTAAAGCTAGTAATTCCATACCTTCTTTAGCTGAATTTACCTTATAAAATCTACAAAAATTATTAGCAAAAATTTTCTCCGTTTCACTTTGTTTGGAGCTTTCATCATAAATTTCAAGTAAAAAATAATTATCTTGCGAATTTTGACAAAGCTGTAAAAGTTGCTTGAGTTCTTTACTTGGGATTTTCTTTTGAGTTTTGATTTCTAGCAGTTTTCTCTCGCTAAACAAAGAAGCACTAGATAAATAATCATAGGCTTGCTTAAAATCATATTCTTCAAAATAAAATCTTAAACTCTCATCAAAAGAGTATTTGTCTTTAATAAATTTAGCATAAAGTTCTATTTGGAAATTATCCGCTCCATAAAGTAAGAAATAATTAGGAAAATTATTACTATTAAGTAAGCTTTGGAGTTGATTTTTATACATTTTGGTTTCTTTCTAAACTAAAATGCTTGGTGATTTTGCCAAAAATTTTAGCACTAACAATATCTACTTCAGTGATTTCTACTTCTACATTTTCTAATAAATTTGCCCTTGAACCTATGATGGTAATCAAAGCTCCTTTAATTTCATCATTTAATTTTACTTGTAATGAACTTTGATTTTCTACTACCAAAGCCTTAAATCTTTTTCCTATATTTTCTTTTACCCATCTTGCAAATTTTCTATCCATGAAATGCCAAGCAACTTTATCTGCCTCTCTTTCTAGTAAGCTTAATTCCTCACAAGTGCTTTGTATATTTAAAAGCAAATAATTAAACATTTTTTCATCATTGTTGATTTTAGCTTTTAAAAGTCTATGTAAAATAAGATCAGAATATCTTCTAATAGGGCTTGTAAAATGGGTATACTTATCAAAACCTAAGCCAAAATGTCCAACATTTTCACTAGAATATTCTGCTTTTTTTTGCGCTTTGATGATGAGCTTATCTACTTCTTCTCTTATATTTAGCTCATTTGCTAAGACTTGAATGTCTTTAAATAATTCTATGACGTTATTTTTAGGATTAATATCTATACTAAGTGTTGAAAGATCAGCTAGTAATTGATCTATTTTTTTATAATCAGGACTTAAGTGATTTCTAAAAACTCCTATATCAATGAGTTTTGCTGCGGCTTTATTAGCTAAAAGCATACAGTCTTCGATTAAATTATGCGAGGCCGTGTCATTTTCAAGGCGTGTTTTTATGAGTTTATTATTTTCATCTAAAGTCATTCTTAGCTCTTGGGTTTTAAACTCACAAGCATTTTTTAATCGTTTTTTGCGTAAATTTTGAGTGATTTTAAAAACTTCATAAAGCCAATTAATTGCACCTAAATCTTCTTGCGTTTGTAAATACTCATCAACTTCATCGTAATTAAAACGGCGTTTTGAGTTGATAATAGCCTCAAAAAGCTCTTCTTTAATCACTTCATTATTTTGATCTAAGCTTATTTTAAAACAAAATGCTAATCTATCTTCATTAGGTTTTAGTGAGCAAATATTTTCACTCAAAGCTCTTGGCAACATAGGTATGGCAATATGAGGAAA is from Campylobacter sp. CNRCH_2014_0184h and encodes:
- the fliW gene encoding flagellar assembly protein FliW, producing MNLEVKCPILGFEDTKNMNFYKIDEVFYRLKSLDGKDFSFVMIDPYMIRPDYDFEVPDYYQELLALNEQTNFGVFVIVAINEPLEESTVNFLAPVVMNYDNNSLVQVILDTSKYPNYFQSEKISAFIKQAK
- the holA gene encoding DNA polymerase III subunit delta → MYKNQLQSLLNSNNFPNYFLLYGADNFQIELYAKFIKDKYSFDESLRFYFEEYDFKQAYDYLSSASLFSERKLLEIKTQKKIPSKELKQLLQLCQNSQDNYFLLEIYDESSKQSETEKIFANNFCRFYKVNSAKEGMELLALKAKELNINITQNALYALFYNFNENLYLAANELNKFSGLNIDEKIIQEHCYSLSTISFESFFDKLMQKQDLRNELENILENHNEIALINALYANFSRLFKIALHVKIYGNLDLKEILGYTPPISVAQNLQKQALMIKIPQYKHIFLTLCNCEYELKKNSKIEKKEFLIATLLQLSSILKS
- the rpsF gene encoding 30S ribosomal protein S6, which produces MRHYEVLFILKPTLTEEEVSAKLEFVKEVLTKNGAEIESVVPMGTRKLAYKIKKYERGTYFVIYFKAPTNLIAELERVLRITEEVIRFLIVKYENKKEIAAWEKLSKGIKQNKKEIKASESTEG
- a CDS encoding single-stranded DNA-binding protein is translated as MFNKVVLVGNLTRDIEMRYAPSGSAIGSSAIAVTRRFSTNTGEKREETCFIDISFFGRTAEIANQYLNKGSKVLIEGRLRFEQWSDQNGQNRSKHSIQVENLEMLGSTVQNNQQNNFDNQNYGYNQNFNKQQSFDPYAQVQTRTNPSNTYQNPQKEAPMKEIDIDKYDDTELPF
- a CDS encoding MarC family protein translates to MFSDIESEIYAILLASVAIIAVLNPFGNLPQFIAMTEGLDADTRKKLFRNIIYTAFCIVLVFLLSGPFIMKYLFKIDINDLRVAGGLILIIMSTKNLLFTPSSSQFQHYQGLSHKELLKKSIVPMAFPMLVGPGTLSTIVVISEDQNLAIAIASVLLTFAFIFALFHFSATIEKVIGKLVLYVFSRIALVFIMAMGVKMIAIGVQTYIQSNLG
- a CDS encoding prepilin-type N-terminal cleavage/methylation domain-containing protein, which translates into the protein MKKAFSLLELVLSLVILGVLIVILSNPAIHLYNHSYKIKNSNTVFLNLNQTLLSMEKIYHSCLNATLTSSSFECYMSANDDIFYDVLLKKLNFSGIILENNESFFSPKSNLHFIENGISKGILSNYKDIHSEKKLKIYANDYMYFYDIKNSKIYKALVNDREKIHFNNEKFSGFYTILYAYVRVYLENENIYMQIDDLNHNKRSFLLAQNISKLIFKQDDKALKVLICDKSKNECLSKWMFL
- a CDS encoding pyrroline-5-carboxylate reductase — encoded protein: MSEIYILGNGAMASAIAKGLKDTYKVVIVARDLKKASSLNLEVLSYEEFDLEDKNVILAFKPYALEEVAVKLKGKARWLISVLANTTFEQLHCVNAQNYIKIMPNTAAEFKASATAYLMENDLYKDEILSLLNTFGKAIGLQNEKEFDVAMVLSGCAPAFLALVAESLANAGVKNGLKNELSYELTRACFESFSALFNHTHPAIIKEKICSPAGVTIRGVEALEKRALRGAFFEAFNVSLNK
- the rpsR gene encoding 30S ribosomal protein S18, which codes for MAEKRKYSRKYCKYTEAKVDFIDYKDTALLKHALSERFKIMPRRLTGTSKKHQEMVEVAIKRARHVALIPYIVDRKEVVTNPFEGL
- a CDS encoding VacB/RNase II family 3'-5' exoribonuclease, producing MKELFNQLSYGLNANEITNKNKQIIRELLTCDIIKFYKNKYYLKDGFTFGKIDISVNGTGFLESFDPAFKRDLLIENKNLKGANYADIVVAKLLPLKKKRPSAKVILILKRAHETSLVMTKKYGEAVLGVNIQTGLTCALKASQKSLKALPLGTILKIENHDNNITEVIGHIDDDFVDEKISLALFNKNAIFDNLCENEAKAYGDKVDASMYPSRKDLRNLNFCTIDPIDAKDFDDAIYYDKNEHAIYVAIADVSAYVHAYSAIDKEARSRGFSIYFPHIAIPMLPRALSENICSLKPNEDRLAFCFKISLDQNNEVIKEELFEAIINSKRRFNYDEVDEYLQTQEDLGAINWLYEVFKITQNLRKKRLKNACEFKTQELRMTLDENNKLIKTRLENDTASHNLIEDCMLLANKAAAKLIDIGVFRNHLSPDYKKIDQLLADLSTLSIDINPKNNVIELFKDIQVLANELNIREEVDKLIIKAQKKAEYSSENVGHFGLGFDKYTHFTSPIRRYSDLILHRLLKAKINNDEKMFNYLLLNIQSTCEELSLLEREADKVAWHFMDRKFARWVKENIGKRFKALVVENQSSLQVKLNDEIKGALITIIGSRANLLENVEVEITEVDIVSAKIFGKITKHFSLERNQNV